A window of Candidatus Hydrogenedentota bacterium contains these coding sequences:
- a CDS encoding PIG-L family deacetylase — translation MNLTLDTAQLYIPDGVDETEALARTTHLAIGAHQDDLEIMAYDGIVQCYQQPDKWFTGVVVTNGGGTPRSGIYGNYSDADMIQVRNKEQKKAAFVGEFAAQFLLDFPSGRVKDASDAGPVSDLAAIIEATRPEVIYTHNLADKHDTHIGVTLRTIAALRRVSEEALPKKVYGCEVWRDLDWMVDSDKVAMDASQRENLQMALVGIFDSQIAGGKRYDLATMGRRRAHATYHQSHGVDETTGITFAMDLTPLVEDRDLDPLSLVQGYLSNFLSDVTDRVKKIQGE, via the coding sequence ATGAACCTGACCCTGGACACCGCCCAACTTTATATTCCCGACGGCGTCGACGAGACGGAGGCCCTGGCCCGCACCACGCACCTGGCGATCGGCGCGCACCAGGATGACCTGGAAATCATGGCCTACGACGGCATTGTGCAGTGCTACCAGCAGCCGGACAAGTGGTTTACGGGGGTGGTGGTGACGAATGGCGGGGGCACGCCCCGGAGCGGGATTTACGGCAACTATTCCGACGCGGACATGATCCAGGTGCGGAACAAGGAGCAGAAGAAGGCGGCGTTTGTGGGCGAATTTGCGGCGCAGTTTCTGCTGGATTTCCCGAGCGGCCGCGTGAAGGACGCGTCGGACGCGGGCCCGGTGAGCGATCTGGCGGCGATCATCGAGGCGACGCGCCCGGAGGTGATCTACACGCACAACCTGGCGGACAAGCACGACACGCACATCGGGGTGACGCTGCGAACGATCGCCGCGCTGCGCCGGGTATCGGAGGAGGCGCTTCCGAAGAAGGTGTATGGGTGCGAGGTGTGGCGCGATCTGGACTGGATGGTGGACAGCGACAAGGTGGCGATGGACGCGTCGCAACGCGAGAACCTGCAGATGGCGCTGGTGGGTATCTTCGATTCGCAGATCGCCGGTGGCAAGCGTTATGACCTGGCGACGATGGGCCGGCGCCGCGCCCACGCGACCTACCACCAGTCGCACGGGGTGGACGAGACCACGGGCATTACGTTCGCGATGGATCTCACGCCGCTGGTGGAGGATCGGGACCTGGATCCCCTC